From one Triticum urartu cultivar G1812 chromosome 3, Tu2.1, whole genome shotgun sequence genomic stretch:
- the LOC125544943 gene encoding conserved oligomeric Golgi complex subunit 1, whose amino-acid sequence MPAAAASGGGVADAEELFRTKRVAEIREVEAATRREISAKEEELRQLVGRSYRDLLDSADSILLIKQSSDAISENLSRVSDSLSSLSPPAEAPSASASAASSSSSGGRARLYAAAARAKYLVDTPEHIWGRLDEGLLLEAAGRYMRAQVVHRLLSRDAAAAARFPLLAHQAQLVEAFRPQIAQRARERLADRRLPVSAHADALAAAAAIDAPSLTPSQALLLLLSSRRAWISQALTVLASDPSSYTSVLCDVAGIVRVTLGHVGQLFVPALTDLPMFYKTVLESPPPAQLFGGIPDPDEEARLWREHWDQLEATMVLLEPDTVARTCTDWLKGCCDEMFGVIAGSQRLVDAIGSGEGLGSAQRLIREKLDDRAGLEGSLEQWLKSVFGSEIESPWDQIRGLILKEGKDIFEDWMEEAFVQRMKDIVHSEFDSLVGSVNVMESIQAIGANAGPKDAADFLVHVQKASTGGSVWFSESKIKKGGILAHLKPIADENDFHSCLASYFGPEVSRIKNAIDGKCKSILEDLLSFVESHNSVQRLKELVPYIQEKCYKTILGVLNKLEAELGNLSDALGTKKGDDNVPAASVIVERSLFIGRLLFALRYHSSHVPLILSSPRQWVKDSGGAAFARLSSPTPRHSRASFESSSPFTPRRQFDSPRSPGRQFSESPRRQSIAAAAASLFGADDSSNPRLDELNKTLKALCITAHILWITWVSAELSDLLSYALNRDDSLSSSTPLRGWEVTVIKQEEPTDGPLEMQIALPSMPSLYIISFLYQACLEIHKIGGHILDRIILHKFAWDLLQKVISIYENFLASIESSNSQVSEKGVLQILLDLRFIGDILSGGKNSSANPSETKIKQDNAKTTFRRKQSQFQADSATIEPINKLINKFSQRLDPIDWATYESYLWENEKQSYKRCVVLFGFLVQLNHMYTGAAQKLPTKTNTDSNIMRCSQVPRFKYLPISAPALASRTPKSSLQSPSDDSTSRNPWKSSYSNGERSTISEYDNNASLGSAAPLLKSFVTQVGSKFGENTSRWGSMLSDGQVGLSDILPGPAAGFFSSFTSGARYDS is encoded by the exons ATGCCCGCCGCGGCCGCCTCCGGCGGCGGCGTGGCCGACGCCGAGGAGCTTTTCCGCACCAAGCGCGTCGCCGAGATCCGCGAGGTGGAGGCCGCCACCCGCCGCGAGATCtccgccaaggaggaggagctccGGCAGCTCGTCGGTCGCAGCTACCGCGACCTCCTCGACTCCGCCGACTCCATCCTGCTCATCAAGCAGTCCTCGGACGCCATTTCGGAGAACCTCTCCCGCGTCTCCGACTCCCTCTCGTCGCTCTCCCCGCCCGCCGAGGCCCCCAGCGCCAGCGCCAGcgccgcctcgtcctcctcttcCGGGGGCCGCGCGCGGCTCTACGCCGCGGCGGCCCGCGCCAAGTACCTCGTCGACACGCCCGAGCACATCTGGGGCCGGCTCGACGAGGGGTTGCTCCTGGAGGCCGCGGGGCGGTACATGCGGGCGCAGGTCGTGCACCGCCTGCTCTCCCGCGACGCCGCCGCGGCAGCGCGGTTCCCGCTGCTCGCGCACCAGGCGCAGCTAGTGGAGGCGTTCCGGCCCCAGATCGCGCAGCGCGCCCGCGAACGCCTGGCCGACCGCCGCCTCCCTGTCTCGGCCCACGCCGACGCACTCGCGGCTGCAGCCGCGATCGACGCGCCGTCGCTCACCCCGTCccaggcgctcctcctcctcctctcctctcgCCGCGCCTGGATCTCCCAAGCTCTGACCGTACTAGCCTCAGATCCGTCCTCCTACACCTCCGTGCTCTGCGATGTTGCTGGGATCGTTCGGGTCACTCTAGGCCACGTCGGGCAGCTATTTGTGCCTGCGCTCACTGACTTGCCGATGTTCTACAAGACAGTGCTCGAGTCGCCGCCCCCTGCACAGCTGTTTGGTGGCATTCCAGACCCCGACGAGGAGGCACGGTTGTGGAGAGAACACTGGGATCAGCTTGAGGCTACGATGGTGCTACTTGAGCCGGATACCGTGGCACGAACCTGTACAGATTGGCTTAAGGGATGTTGTGATGAGATGTTTGGTGTGATTGCTGGGTCGCAAAGGCTAGTTGATGCCATCGGGAGTGGGGAGGGACTTGGCTCGGCGCAAAGGCTCATTCGTGAGAAACTAGATGACAGAGCAGGACTGGAAGGGAGTTTGGAGCAGTGGCTGAAGAGTGTGTTTGGATCAGAGATTGAATCCCCATGGGATCAAATCCGTGGGTTAATCCTGAAAGAAGGGAAGGATATTTTTGAGGACTGGATGGAGGAAGCATTTGTGCAACGGATGAAGGACATTGTGCATTCAGAGTTTGATAGCTTGGTTGGTAGTGTTAATGTGATGGAATCGATTCAGGCTATTGGTGCGAATGCTGGTCCTAAGGATGCTGCTGATTTCCTGGTGCATGTGCAAAAAGCTTCGACTGGGGGCAGCGTATGGTTCTCAGAATCTAAGATCAAGAAAGGTGGAATTTTGGCACATTTGAAACCAATTGCTGACGAGAACGACTTCCACAGCTGCCTAGCCTCGTATTTCGGGCCGGAAGTTAGTCGCATCAAGAATGCAATTGACGGCAAATGCAAGAGTATTCTTGAGGACCTTTTAAGCTTTGTTGAGTCACACAATTCAGTTCAGAGATTGAAGGAGTTGGTGCCATACATCCAGGAGAAATGCTATAAGACCATCTTGGGAGTACTGAACAAATTAGAAGCCGAACTTGGAAACCTTTCTGATGCATTGGGAACGAAAAAGGGGGATGACAACGTGCCTGCTGCATCTGTTATTGTGGAGCGGTCTCTCTTCATTGGCCGCCTCTTGTTTGCATTGAGATATCATTCAAGTCATGTACCCCTGATACTAAGCTCCCCAAGGCAGTGGGTAAAGGATTCTGGTGGTGCAGCATTTGCCAGGTTATCATCGCCCACGCCAAGACATTCAAGAGCATCTTTTGAGTCGTCATCACCTTTTACCCCCAGAAGACAATTTGACAGCCCTAGGAGTCCTGGAAGGCAATTTTCTGAAAGCCCCAGAAGACAATctattgctgctgctgctgcttcctTGTTTGGTGCTGATGATAGCTCCAATCCCAGACTTGATGAACTCAATAAGACCCTAAAGGCACTGTGCATTACGGCTCACATTTTGTGGATAACATGGGTGTCTGCCGAATTATCAGACCTTCTTTCATATGCTCTAAATAGAGATGATTCATTATCCTCATCAACTCCTTTAAGG GGATGGGAAGTTACAGTCATCAAACAAGAGGAACCTACCGATGGTCCCTTGGAGATGCAAATAGCTCTTCCATCAATGCCTTCACTGTACATTATATCCTTTCTTTACCAAGCATGTCTGGAGATTCATAAAATTGGAGGGCACATCCTGGACAGAATTATATTGCATAAATTTGCCTGGGATTTACTACAGAAG GTTATCAGTATCTACGAAAACTTTTTGGCATCTATCGAATCAAGTAACTCGCAGGTTTCAGAAAAAGGAGTTCTGCAAATACTGCTAGATCTTCGTTTCATTGGTGATATCCTATCCGGAGGCAAAAACTCTTCGGCCAATCCTTCTGAAACAAAGATAAAACAGGACAATGCTAAGACTACCTTCAGGAGAAAACAATCACAATTCCAGGCAGATTCAGCTACCATAGAGCCTATAAACAAGCTGATCAATAAATTCTCGCAGAGATTGGATCCAATAGATTGGGCTAC GTATGAATCTTACTTATGGGAGAATGAGAAGCAATCTTACAAGCGCTGCGTTGTTCTTTTTGGTTTCTTGGTTCAACTGAATCACATGTATACTGGTGCGGCACAAAAGTTACCAACAAAAACAAATACAGATTCAAATATTATGAGGTGCTCCCAGGTTCCAAGATTCAAGTACCTACCAATCAG TGCCCCAGCTCTAGCATCAAGAACACCCAAGTCATCACTACAGTCGCCATCTGATGATTCAACATCTAGGAACCCTTGGAAATCATCATATTCAAATGGGGAAAGATCTACCATATCAGAATATGATAATAATGCAAGTCTTGGAAGTGCAGCTCCATTGCTCAAGTCCTTTGTTACGCAG GTTGGGAGCAAATTTGGGGAGAACACATCTAGATGGGGTTCCATGCTCTCTGATGGCCAGGTAGGGCTGAGCGACATTCTTCCTGGACCAGCAGCTGGGTTCTTCTCATCTTTCACATCTGGGGCCCGATATGATTCATAG